Proteins found in one Prochlorothrix hollandica PCC 9006 = CALU 1027 genomic segment:
- the hisIE gene encoding bifunctional phosphoribosyl-AMP cyclohydrolase/phosphoribosyl-ATP diphosphatase HisIE, which translates to MVTSSPLSLAIPLDAIRYNDQGLVPAIAQDYLDGTVLMLAWMNRESLAKTLETGQAWYWSRSRQELWHKGATSGHFQVVQSLRYDCDSDALLLSIEQVGDIACHTGERSCFHQVEGGMVAPPADMLSQVFAVVRDRRDHPQAGSYTCSLFAAGDNKILKKIGEEAAEVVMACKDDVAEEIAGEAADLLFHTLVAIAHHGVDLRDVYRKLQERRR; encoded by the coding sequence ATGGTTACTTCGTCCCCCCTGTCCCTTGCCATTCCCCTGGATGCCATTCGCTACAACGACCAAGGTTTAGTCCCCGCCATTGCCCAGGATTATCTGGATGGCACCGTGTTGATGTTGGCTTGGATGAACCGGGAATCCCTAGCCAAAACCCTGGAAACGGGCCAAGCCTGGTATTGGAGCCGATCGCGCCAGGAACTGTGGCACAAGGGGGCAACCTCTGGCCATTTCCAAGTGGTGCAGTCCCTGCGCTATGACTGCGACAGTGATGCCCTGCTGCTGTCCATTGAGCAGGTGGGGGACATTGCCTGCCACACCGGGGAGCGCAGTTGTTTCCACCAGGTTGAGGGGGGGATGGTGGCTCCGCCAGCGGATATGCTGTCCCAGGTGTTTGCGGTGGTGCGCGATCGCCGGGACCATCCCCAGGCCGGTTCCTACACCTGTAGCCTGTTTGCGGCTGGGGATAACAAGATTCTCAAAAAGATCGGGGAAGAAGCCGCTGAGGTGGTGATGGCCTGCAAGGATGATGTGGCGGAGGAGATTGCGGGGGAGGCGGCGGATCTGTTGTTCCATACCCTGGTGGCGATCGCCCACCATGGTGTGGATCTGCGGGATGTCTACCGTAAGCTCCAGGAACGCCGCCGTTAG
- a CDS encoding Rpn family recombination-promoting nuclease/putative transposase: MNGIPDRYLNPLTDFGFKKLFGTEPNKALLIDLLNSLLPPHHQIQDLTYSPTEHLGTTEINRKAIFDLYCHSPQGERFIVELQKAKQNFFKDRSVYYASFPVQEQGQKGAWNFKLDPVYTVGILDFVFEEDREDPDAIQVVKLKN, from the coding sequence ATGAACGGCATCCCCGATCGCTACCTCAACCCCCTCACTGATTTCGGCTTCAAAAAACTGTTCGGTACCGAACCCAACAAAGCCCTTCTCATCGACCTTCTCAACAGCCTGCTGCCGCCCCACCACCAAATCCAAGACCTCACCTACTCCCCCACTGAACACCTGGGCACCACCGAGATCAACCGCAAAGCCATTTTTGACCTCTACTGCCACAGCCCCCAAGGGGAACGCTTTATCGTTGAACTCCAGAAAGCTAAACAAAACTTCTTCAAAGACCGCAGCGTCTACTACGCCAGTTTCCCCGTCCAAGAACAGGGCCAAAAAGGGGCGTGGAACTTTAAGCTAGACCCCGTTTACACCGTGGGCATCCTGGATTTTGTCTTCGAGGAAGATCGGGAGGATCCCGATGCGATCCAAGTGGTCAAACTCAAAAACC
- a CDS encoding Rpn family recombination-promoting nuclease/putative transposase, translated as MNGIPDRYLNPLTDFGFKKLFGTEPNKALLIDLLNSLLPPHHQIQDLTYSPTEHLGTTEINRKAIFDLYCHSPQGERFIVELQKAKQNFFKDRSVYYASFPVQEQGQKGAWNFKLDPVYTVGILDFVFEEDREDPDAIQVVKLKNQHCKTFYEKLTFIYIELPKFTKSLDQLQTHTDKWLFLLKSLSHLLDQPQNLQESVFSELFTAAEVAQFDPLEQVAYRESLKHYWDLNNVVDTAREEGWEEGRAKGREEGRAETIAALIRGMEAAGFSQADIDRAIANLDP; from the coding sequence ATGAACGGCATCCCCGATCGCTACCTCAACCCCCTCACTGATTTCGGCTTCAAAAAACTGTTCGGTACCGAACCCAACAAAGCCCTTCTCATCGACCTTCTCAACAGCCTGCTGCCGCCCCACCACCAAATCCAAGACCTCACCTACTCCCCCACCGAACACCTGGGCACCACCGAAATCAACCGCAAAGCCATTTTTGACCTCTACTGCCACAGCCCCCAAGGGGAACGCTTTATCGTTGAACTCCAGAAAGCTAAACAAAACTTCTTCAAAGACCGCAGCGTCTACTACGCCAGTTTCCCCGTCCAAGAACAGGGCCAAAAAGGGGCGTGGAACTTTAAGCTAGACCCCGTTTACACCGTGGGCATCCTGGATTTTGTCTTCGAGGAAGATCGGGAGGATCCCGATGCGATCCAAGTGGTCAAACTCAAAAACCAACACTGCAAAACCTTCTACGAAAAACTGACCTTCATCTACATCGAACTACCTAAGTTCACCAAATCCCTCGACCAACTCCAAACCCACACCGATAAATGGCTGTTCCTCCTCAAATCCCTGTCCCATTTGCTAGATCAACCCCAGAACCTCCAGGAATCAGTCTTTAGCGAACTCTTCACCGCCGCCGAAGTGGCCCAATTCGACCCCCTGGAGCAGGTGGCCTACCGGGAAAGTCTCAAACACTACTGGGACCTCAATAATGTCGTCGATACGGCGCGGGAAGAAGGCTGGGAAGAAGGCCGCGCCAAAGGTAGGGAAGAAGGCCGTGCCGAAACCATCGCTGCCCTGATCCGTGGGATGGAAGCCGCCGGATTTTCCCAGGCTGACATCGATCGGGCGATCGCCAACCTAGACCCATAG
- a CDS encoding Rpn family recombination-promoting nuclease/putative transposase → MNGIPDRYLNPLTDFGFKKLFGTEPNKALLIDLLNSLLPPHHQIQDLTYSPTEHLGTTEINRKAIFDLYCHSPQGERFIVELQKAKQNFFKDRSVYYASFPVQEQGQKGAWNFKLDPVYTVGILDFVFEEDREDPDAIQVVKLKNQHCKTFYEKLTFIYIELPKFTKSLDQLQTHTDKWLFLLKSLSHLLDQPQNLQESVFSELFTAAEVAQFDPLEQVAYRESLKHYWDLNNVVDTARDEGWEEGWEEGRVKGREEGREAGRAETIAALIRGMEAAGFSQADIDRAIANLDP, encoded by the coding sequence ATGAACGGCATCCCCGATCGCTACCTCAACCCCCTCACCGACTTCGGCTTCAAAAAACTGTTCGGCACCGAACCCAACAAAGCCCTTCTCATCGACCTTCTCAACAGCCTGCTGCCGCCCCACCACCAAATCCAAGACCTCACCTACTCCCCCACCGAACACCTGGGCACCACCGAAATCAACCGCAAAGCCATTTTTGACCTCTACTGCCACAGCCCCCAAGGGGAGCGCTTTATCGTCGAACTGCAAAAAGCCAAACAAAACTTCTTCAAAGACCGCAGCGTCTACTACGCCAGTTTCCCCGTCCAAGAACAGGGCCAAAAAGGGGCGTGGAACTTTAAGCTAGACCCCGTTTACACCGTGGGCATCCTGGATTTTGTCTTCGAGGAAGATCGGGAGGATCCCGATGCGATCCAAGTGGTCAAACTCAAAAACCAACACTGCAAAACCTTCTATGAAAAACTCACCTTCATCTACATCGAACTACCTAAATTCACCAAATCCCTCGACCAACTCCAAACCCACACCGATAAATGGCTGTTCCTCCTCAAATCCCTGTCCCATCTGCTGGATCAACCCCAGAACCTCCAGGAATCAGTCTTTAGCGAACTCTTCACCGCCGCCGAAGTGGCCCAATTCGACCCCCTGGAGCAGGTAGCCTACCGGGAAAGTCTCAAACACTACTGGGATTTGAATAATGTCGTCGATACGGCGCGGGACGAAGGCTGGGAAGAAGGCTGGGAAGAAGGCCGCGTCAAAGGCCGGGAAGAAGGTCGGGAAGCAGGCCGTGCCGAAACCATCGCTGCCCTGATCCGTGGGATGGAAGCCGCCGGATTTTCCCAGGCTGACATCGATCGGGCGATCGCCAACCTAGACCCATAA
- a CDS encoding class I SAM-dependent methyltransferase, with product MAKPFQRSPDPMNLPTVPDGSPLRKLAILRSSRWAIALGLFLALVVLPWVWLEVPIAPGDPAAYVTRPIHHPDGIGRFYQGREIAQVMGHRGAGWLERPSRLWQEQPQVLVQQLGLQPTDQVADIGAGTGYLTFRLAAQVPQGQVWAVDVQPEMLEILGALQQELGIDNVRSILGTDQDPRLPAASVDLVLLVDAYHEFAYPQEMMAAIAIALKPGGRVVLAEYRAEDPFVPIKGLHKMSEVQVKKELEFLGFHWLKTDESLPQQHLIFFEKPFFENPA from the coding sequence ATGGCTAAACCCTTTCAGCGATCGCCCGACCCTATGAACCTACCTACTGTGCCTGATGGGAGTCCCCTGCGTAAATTGGCAATTCTACGGAGTTCCCGCTGGGCGATCGCCCTGGGCCTCTTTTTAGCCCTGGTGGTGCTGCCCTGGGTCTGGCTTGAGGTGCCCATCGCCCCCGGTGACCCCGCCGCCTATGTGACCCGCCCCATCCACCACCCCGACGGCATTGGCCGCTTTTACCAAGGGCGGGAAATTGCCCAGGTGATGGGCCACCGGGGGGCTGGCTGGCTCGAACGCCCCAGCCGTCTTTGGCAAGAGCAGCCCCAGGTTTTGGTGCAGCAGTTAGGTCTCCAGCCCACGGATCAGGTGGCGGACATTGGGGCGGGCACCGGTTACCTGACCTTTCGCCTTGCGGCCCAGGTGCCCCAGGGCCAAGTGTGGGCGGTGGATGTCCAGCCGGAAATGCTGGAGATACTGGGGGCGTTGCAACAGGAGTTGGGTATCGACAATGTGCGATCGATCCTGGGGACGGATCAGGATCCCCGGTTACCTGCCGCCAGTGTCGATCTGGTGTTGCTGGTGGATGCCTACCATGAATTTGCTTACCCCCAGGAAATGATGGCGGCGATCGCCATCGCCCTCAAGCCAGGAGGCCGCGTCGTCTTGGCGGAATATCGGGCCGAGGATCCCTTTGTCCCCATCAAAGGTCTCCATAAAATGAGTGAAGTCCAGGTTAAAAAAGAACTGGAGTTTTTAGGTTTCCACTGGCTCAAAACCGATGAGAGTTTGCCCCAGCAGCATTTAATTTTCTTTGAAAAACCGTTTTTTGAAAACCCCGCATAA
- a CDS encoding nucleoside hydrolase gives MSHPKPIIIDCDPGIDDAVALFLAMALDSLDVKAIITVAGNMPLAVTERNARCLVELAQRSQVKVYGGCPRPLLRSPLFARHVHGDNGLGGLLLPDPQVPLQPTHGVTALIEILRQSPEPVSLATLGPLTNLAVALVQAPDIAPAIAEIVIMGGAMRAGNVTPSAEFNFYADPHAAQIVMDSGIPLTLIGLDVTHQVIATPPRLERIRQLQNPVAQAVVEMVSRYGSTDQQVLGLVGPPLHDPCVIAYLVQPDLFETKPGYVAIETASDLNLGRSVVDFQGLMGHLPNATVALSIDSVGFYELLLEALSLY, from the coding sequence ATGAGCCATCCCAAACCGATCATTATTGACTGTGATCCCGGCATTGATGATGCTGTGGCCCTATTTTTAGCCATGGCCTTGGATTCCCTGGATGTCAAAGCCATTATCACCGTCGCGGGCAATATGCCTTTGGCAGTGACTGAACGCAATGCCCGGTGTCTGGTGGAGTTAGCCCAGCGATCGCAGGTGAAGGTCTATGGGGGCTGTCCCCGTCCCCTGTTGCGATCGCCCCTGTTTGCCCGCCATGTCCATGGGGACAATGGTTTGGGGGGGCTGCTGCTGCCGGATCCCCAGGTGCCTCTCCAGCCGACCCATGGGGTGACGGCCCTGATTGAGATTTTGCGCCAATCCCCGGAGCCGGTGTCGTTGGCGACTTTGGGACCCCTGACGAACCTGGCGGTGGCCCTGGTGCAAGCCCCGGACATTGCCCCCGCGATCGCCGAGATTGTGATCATGGGGGGAGCGATGCGGGCGGGTAATGTCACGCCGTCGGCGGAGTTTAATTTCTATGCGGACCCCCACGCGGCCCAGATCGTGATGGATAGCGGTATCCCCCTGACCCTCATTGGCCTGGATGTGACCCATCAGGTGATTGCCACTCCGCCCCGCCTGGAACGCATTCGCCAACTCCAGAATCCGGTGGCCCAAGCGGTGGTGGAGATGGTGAGCCGCTATGGTTCGACGGATCAGCAGGTGCTGGGGTTAGTGGGACCGCCTCTCCATGATCCCTGTGTCATTGCCTATCTGGTGCAGCCGGATCTGTTTGAAACAAAACCGGGTTATGTGGCGATCGAAACCGCTAGTGATTTGAATCTGGGGCGCAGTGTGGTGGATTTCCAAGGACTGATGGGACACCTCCCCAACGCCACTGTTGCCCTCAGTATCGATTCGGTGGGCTTCTATGAGCTGCTCTTGGAAGCGCTGTCGTTATATTGA
- a CDS encoding formylglycine-generating enzyme family protein, with amino-acid sequence MATPTLSPALQKLTTVLSQQGLTGTEIAEVMWFAATIARSEIIDIPARPVDPPPPETPETPDDDPQRSVTDPAIEAEDDDTSPFLPPPDTDPPAADLVPEPVNTLELVPEPVNTLELVPEPVNTLVLPENYRPIPVPDASGIADPLEIARSLRVLAKKADVGQPRILDEAATVDRVAEMGIWQPVLRPAQELWWDVALVFDQHPSMCLWQRFAADLHRVLCRYGQFRDVRIWFLEPQGEGVRFVSRNRTVCHKPSELLTGDRRRLVVILSDCVGAGWHNGQMRALVGVWAKTLPTVVFQVFPERLWSRTALARSITVEFQAKTADTPNSTLKPTVLSVWDQPRLDAAQGQADVPDVPYMPVVPLDPQALGRWAGVLSGDRRQRTLGIVWDASPATLAPAPSSAQRPSVGDRLDTFILRASPLSRELATLLTAAPVITLPIVRLIRRAMLPQARTVHFAEVFMSGLLKVSGRDTPNFENAERIAYELVDEAVRERLRSGSFLETQDVLNRVSLYVAQGLGKSVQEFRALLKTPSNGQDSSETEFFQAFATVTGKILRGLGSDFETIADRLTAQTPAGVATDADSSLTFEPLEVIWGVWENDALPLETTDYTVAQLVEEPLPTDRLPAPLPGTQPTQFNYTVVTLNPDGSDRERYGASTTGFIETLIHENNPEQLAELEMIAIPGGEFLMGAPRTEARSYGDEYSQHRVSVSSFYLGRYPITQAQWRIVARWDQVTQNLDPDPSRFKGANHPVEQVSWKDAVEFCARLRQRFQRDYGLSSEAQWEYACRAGTITPFHFGDTLNTDVANYNGATYSLGQRGQFRQQTTPVGSLRGANAWGLLDMHGNVWEWCQDDWHRNYQGAPEDGSAWLDKNNRTTKKVIKGGSWKDDPRNCRSAYRSLHSRVLRDYRLGFRVACPAPRTLAL; translated from the coding sequence GTGGCGACTCCAACCCTTAGCCCAGCCTTACAGAAACTGACCACTGTTCTCAGTCAACAGGGGTTAACTGGCACTGAAATTGCGGAGGTGATGTGGTTTGCCGCGACGATCGCCCGATCTGAGATCATTGATATCCCGGCAAGGCCCGTAGACCCGCCACCCCCAGAGACCCCAGAGACCCCAGATGATGATCCACAACGCTCTGTAACCGATCCTGCGATCGAGGCGGAAGATGATGATACATCCCCGTTTTTGCCTCCTCCTGATACAGACCCACCCGCCGCAGACCTGGTGCCGGAACCCGTTAATACTCTAGAACTGGTGCCGGAACCTGTTAATACTCTAGAACTGGTGCCGGAACCTGTTAATACTCTGGTACTCCCAGAGAACTATCGTCCTATTCCGGTGCCCGATGCCTCTGGGATTGCGGATCCCTTGGAGATTGCCCGATCGCTGCGGGTTCTGGCCAAGAAAGCCGACGTGGGACAGCCGAGGATTTTAGATGAAGCGGCCACGGTGGATCGTGTGGCCGAGATGGGAATTTGGCAACCGGTGCTGCGGCCAGCGCAGGAGCTGTGGTGGGATGTGGCCTTGGTTTTTGATCAGCACCCCTCCATGTGTCTATGGCAACGGTTCGCCGCCGATTTACACCGTGTTCTCTGTCGCTATGGGCAATTTCGGGATGTGCGCATCTGGTTTTTGGAGCCGCAAGGGGAGGGCGTTCGCTTCGTCTCCCGTAACCGGACAGTCTGCCACAAACCCAGCGAGCTGTTGACGGGCGATCGTCGCCGTCTGGTGGTCATTCTCAGCGATTGTGTGGGGGCAGGTTGGCACAATGGCCAAATGCGGGCCTTAGTGGGGGTATGGGCAAAGACCTTACCGACAGTGGTGTTTCAGGTTTTCCCAGAACGGCTGTGGTCTCGCACGGCCCTAGCCAGATCGATCACCGTGGAGTTCCAAGCCAAGACCGCCGATACCCCCAACAGTACCCTGAAGCCGACAGTGCTGTCGGTGTGGGATCAGCCCCGCCTCGATGCAGCCCAGGGGCAGGCCGATGTCCCCGATGTCCCCTATATGCCAGTGGTGCCCCTCGATCCCCAGGCGTTGGGGCGTTGGGCTGGGGTGCTGTCGGGCGATCGCCGCCAGAGAACCTTGGGGATAGTCTGGGATGCCTCCCCGGCGACCCTGGCTCCGGCTCCATCCTCAGCCCAGCGGCCCTCCGTGGGCGATCGCCTTGATACGTTTATTCTGCGGGCTTCTCCCCTATCCCGCGAGTTGGCAACCCTGCTGACGGCGGCCCCCGTGATTACCTTGCCCATTGTCCGGCTGATTCGACGTGCCATGTTGCCCCAGGCCCGCACGGTACACTTTGCGGAAGTGTTTATGAGCGGCTTGCTCAAGGTCAGTGGCCGGGATACCCCTAATTTTGAGAATGCAGAACGCATTGCCTATGAGTTGGTGGATGAGGCGGTGCGGGAGCGGCTGCGATCGGGGTCGTTCCTAGAAACCCAAGATGTGTTGAACCGGGTCTCGTTGTATGTGGCCCAGGGCTTAGGGAAATCGGTGCAGGAGTTCCGCGCGTTACTGAAAACCCCTAGTAACGGGCAAGATTCATCGGAAACTGAGTTTTTCCAAGCCTTTGCAACGGTTACTGGTAAGATTCTGCGGGGATTGGGGAGCGATTTTGAGACGATCGCCGATCGGCTGACGGCACAAACCCCAGCAGGTGTGGCAACAGACGCTGATAGTAGTCTTACGTTTGAACCCTTAGAAGTCATCTGGGGTGTTTGGGAGAATGACGCACTCCCCCTTGAGACCACAGATTATACCGTTGCCCAACTCGTTGAAGAACCACTCCCCACAGACCGCCTCCCTGCTCCCCTTCCCGGCACCCAACCCACCCAGTTCAACTACACCGTCGTTACCCTCAACCCCGACGGCAGCGATCGAGAACGCTATGGGGCTAGCACCACCGGCTTTATTGAAACCCTAATTCATGAAAATAATCCTGAACAGCTTGCCGAACTTGAAATGATCGCCATCCCCGGTGGTGAGTTCCTGATGGGTGCCCCTAGGACCGAGGCACGGTCATACGGCGATGAATACTCCCAGCATCGTGTCAGTGTGTCCTCCTTCTACCTGGGCCGCTACCCCATTACCCAGGCCCAATGGCGCATTGTGGCCCGCTGGGATCAGGTGACCCAAAACCTGGACCCCGACCCTTCCCGGTTCAAAGGCGCTAATCATCCGGTAGAGCAGGTGTCCTGGAAAGATGCGGTAGAATTCTGTGCCCGCCTGCGTCAACGGTTCCAACGGGACTATGGTCTCTCCAGCGAGGCCCAGTGGGAATATGCCTGCCGAGCGGGAACGATCACCCCCTTCCACTTTGGCGACACCTTAAACACTGATGTGGCCAACTATAATGGCGCTACCTATAGTCTGGGTCAAAGGGGGCAGTTTCGGCAGCAAACGACCCCTGTGGGGTCTTTGAGGGGGGCGAATGCTTGGGGGCTATTGGATATGCACGGTAATGTCTGGGAGTGGTGCCAGGACGACTGGCATAGGAATTATCAGGGGGCACCAGAGGATGGCAGTGCTTGGCTAGACAAGAACAATCGTACTACTAAAAAAGTAATAAAAGGTGGCTCTTGGAAGGATGATCCGAGGAATTGCCGTTCTGCCTATCGGAGCCTCCATTCGCGCGTCTTGCGGGACTACAGGCTCGGTTTTCGTGTGGCCTGCCCCGCGCCCAGGACTCTTGCCCTTTAA
- a CDS encoding AAA family ATPase has protein sequence MTDPDRSSWQKFLGNGDSQPLTAETLPEAPGWRQFMGKADFAKIAEEAQTRWEQVKALSKQDRRGKERGTRFKINAAYQEVTHAVNAALHLRRPLLVTGKPGSGKTSLAYAIAHELQLGIVLSWPVNARSTVTDALYRYDAVARLQDAQLRRERSLQRERSMGDYFRIGPLGTAFLPWSLPRVLLVDEIDKCDINLPNDLLNLFEEGSYEIPELVRCKDESEFQRVQVRTADQDGRVEIAGGSVTCYQFPLVIMTSNGERDFPPAFLRRCLRLRMPDPSQNKDALTHIVESHLKRGSDEERWPRLKADAAKLVEAFMERGASVNANVATDQLLNVVYLLTREVKPETPEEREKLVNLLLKGLSEED, from the coding sequence ATGACAGACCCCGATCGCTCTAGTTGGCAGAAATTCTTAGGGAATGGTGACTCCCAGCCCTTGACCGCCGAAACCCTGCCGGAGGCTCCCGGCTGGCGGCAATTTATGGGCAAGGCAGACTTTGCCAAAATTGCGGAGGAAGCCCAAACACGCTGGGAACAGGTTAAAGCACTAAGCAAGCAGGACCGACGGGGAAAGGAACGGGGCACTCGTTTCAAGATTAACGCTGCCTATCAAGAGGTGACCCATGCCGTCAACGCAGCCCTGCATTTGCGGCGACCGTTGTTAGTGACGGGTAAACCCGGTTCCGGGAAAACCTCCTTAGCCTATGCGATCGCCCATGAATTGCAATTGGGCATTGTCCTATCTTGGCCCGTCAATGCCCGCTCTACGGTGACCGATGCCCTGTACCGCTACGATGCCGTGGCCCGTCTCCAAGATGCCCAGCTTCGGCGAGAACGATCGCTTCAGCGAGAACGATCGATGGGGGATTATTTTCGCATTGGTCCCCTGGGCACGGCCTTTCTACCCTGGTCCCTGCCGAGGGTGTTGTTGGTGGATGAGATCGATAAGTGCGACATTAACCTACCCAACGACCTCTTAAACCTATTTGAGGAAGGCAGCTACGAAATCCCAGAGCTGGTGCGCTGCAAAGATGAGTCTGAATTCCAACGGGTGCAGGTGCGGACTGCGGATCAGGATGGGCGGGTGGAGATAGCGGGGGGCAGTGTGACCTGCTATCAGTTCCCATTGGTGATTATGACCAGCAACGGCGAGCGGGACTTTCCGCCAGCGTTCCTGCGTCGCTGTTTACGGCTACGAATGCCCGATCCAAGCCAAAACAAAGATGCCTTAACCCATATTGTGGAATCTCACCTGAAACGGGGTTCCGATGAAGAGCGATGGCCCCGCTTGAAAGCGGATGCAGCGAAGTTAGTGGAGGCTTTTATGGAACGGGGAGCGTCAGTGAACGCCAATGTGGCGACAGACCAGCTTTTGAATGTGGTCTACTTGCTGACTCGTGAGGTGAAACCTGAGACACCAGAGGAACGGGAGAAGCTGGTGAATCTGCTGCTCAAGGGGTTAAGTGAGGAGGATTAG
- a CDS encoding VMAP-C domain-containing protein produces the protein MTSEADLYLLDSLQTQLQGLKDQLDAVTAKLLTVSGPEEVRSEAERENLVQKIGRVCQRIQELQLLPDQVINENISPSSKDIVRQSSKDIVRESSPILCQEDPGRAYLVLAVFSQNLTPPTFKVSAQIFYRDPKEQEFICTESLHLMKQDDCDEKKDDFKVSDDFKVSKDDFPEFLTRLIGLAFGTLPKPFPDPLRPWELTISLFVPVELLGNPLTDWCGVQSSILQDHALVLGCSDRFKHNDTYAPIFYNSLKSGWSKRFQKCCPDSPGPNGISSLEDLQWLYSSDLDAQSEKVKWKRYSGVRCYGKWLRPGTEYLQYWQDLVKAGIPLALWMSESQLDPCAVETYFSDLVQENRFTFLDNIPIVREDQLDAGAAVGCLGVLYEDLRYTPPAPQSEYLSWP, from the coding sequence ATGACCAGCGAGGCTGATCTGTATCTCTTGGATTCCCTACAAACACAACTTCAGGGCTTAAAAGATCAACTCGATGCTGTGACTGCTAAACTGCTCACTGTCAGTGGGCCTGAAGAGGTTCGGTCAGAGGCTGAAAGAGAGAACTTAGTTCAAAAAATCGGACGTGTATGTCAGAGAATTCAAGAACTTCAACTTTTGCCAGATCAGGTTATTAACGAAAACATATCTCCTTCTAGTAAGGATATAGTCAGACAATCTAGTAAGGATATAGTCAGAGAATCAAGCCCCATCTTATGCCAAGAAGATCCTGGTAGGGCATATCTAGTATTAGCTGTATTTTCGCAAAACCTAACCCCCCCTACCTTTAAGGTCTCTGCCCAAATTTTCTACCGCGATCCAAAGGAACAGGAGTTTATTTGTACCGAGTCTTTACATTTAATGAAACAAGATGACTGTGATGAGAAAAAAGATGACTTTAAGGTGTCTGATGACTTTAAGGTGTCTAAGGATGACTTTCCTGAATTTCTAACAAGGCTAATCGGCTTGGCTTTTGGCACTTTACCCAAGCCTTTTCCTGATCCATTGAGGCCGTGGGAACTGACGATCTCTCTATTTGTACCGGTAGAGTTACTGGGAAATCCCCTAACCGATTGGTGTGGGGTGCAATCCTCCATTCTCCAGGATCACGCGCTAGTTTTAGGCTGTTCAGATCGCTTCAAGCATAATGATACTTATGCCCCTATCTTCTACAATTCTCTCAAATCGGGGTGGTCGAAACGCTTCCAGAAATGTTGTCCCGACTCACCCGGCCCAAACGGCATCTCCTCCTTAGAAGATCTGCAATGGTTATATAGTAGTGATCTCGATGCCCAGTCTGAAAAGGTCAAATGGAAGAGGTATTCTGGGGTGCGGTGTTATGGGAAATGGCTCAGGCCAGGGACAGAATATCTACAATACTGGCAAGACCTGGTTAAAGCAGGGATTCCCTTGGCACTGTGGATGAGTGAGAGTCAACTAGATCCTTGCGCTGTTGAGACATACTTCTCAGACTTAGTCCAGGAGAACCGCTTTACATTCTTAGACAACATCCCTATAGTCCGCGAAGACCAGCTTGATGCTGGTGCAGCAGTTGGTTGTTTGGGAGTCTTGTACGAAGATCTCCGCTATACCCCCCCTGCGCCCCAGTCAGAGTATTTGTCTTGGCCTTGA